The following are encoded together in the Synchiropus splendidus isolate RoL2022-P1 chromosome 7, RoL_Sspl_1.0, whole genome shotgun sequence genome:
- the LOC128762892 gene encoding C-C motif chemokine 19-like has translation MASPVTALFLLALIFMGSEAVAPLSDCCLKTTNKVVPKKYASDYIIQEAGQGCKIEATIIITKSNFKLCIPHPDRSQPVADLITYLDSKKSASNKVHNKRSTN, from the exons ATGGCGTCTCCAGTTACAGCCCTTTTCTTGCTCGCTCTCATCTTCATGGGCTCCGAAGCAG TAGCCCCTCTGTCAGACTGCTGCCTGAAGACCACAAACAAAGTAGTTCCCAAAAAATATGCTTCAGATTATATCATCCAAGAAGCTGGACAAGGCTGCAAGATTGAAGCCACAAT AATCATAACCAAGAGCAACTTCAAGCTCTGCATCCCTCATCCAGACAGGAGCCAACCAGTGGCAGATCTCATCACATACCTGGACAGCAAAAAATCAGCCTCAAATAAG GTTCACAATAAAAGGTCCACAAATTGA